From Gigantopelta aegis isolate Gae_Host chromosome 11, Gae_host_genome, whole genome shotgun sequence, the proteins below share one genomic window:
- the LOC121385003 gene encoding perlucin-like → MVITYTALTLCSLFAVAVGVGCPNGFIPHKASCHAAIRQLATWAEAREYCAAVGAGLSHVETVEEQHYLEGLVKSVRGNYWLGGFDQLEENIWIWDTNRTRIETFFWYPGKPNGGPSHNCLYMERQYHYKWSDYTCGSRMYFVCERPAQVVKHTVKNVFITVTQGTNPAEG, encoded by the exons ATGGTTATAACGTACACTGCTCTGACATTGTGTTCACTGTTCGCTGTCG CTGTAGGCGTGGGATGTCCAAACGGATTCATCCCCCATAAGGCCAGCTGTCACGCCGCTATCCGCCAGCTGGCCACGTGGGCCGAGGCCAGG GAGTACTGTGCAGCCGTGGGGGCGGGGCTGAGTCACGTGGAGACTGTAGAAGAACAACATTACCTGGAGGGATTAGTGAAGTCAGTGAGag GCAACTACTGGCTAGGAGGCTTCGATCAGCTGGAGGAAAATATTTGGATATGGGACACGAACCGAACTAGAATCGAAACTTTCTTCTGGTACCCCGGCAAACCGAATGGCGGACCCAGCCACAACTGTCTGTACATGGAGAGGCAGTACCATTACAAATGGTCGGACTACACCTGCGGATCCCGGATGTACTTCGTCTGTGAGCGACC cGCTCAAGTGGTGAAGCACACTGTCAAGAACGTCTTCATAACCGTCACCCAGGGAACAAATCCTGCAGAGGGATAA